One region of Phragmites australis chromosome 18, lpPhrAust1.1, whole genome shotgun sequence genomic DNA includes:
- the LOC133899469 gene encoding germin-like protein 8-5 yields CKDPMVVNADDFFKAANLDKPRDTKMSKVGSNVTLINVMQIPGLNTLGISLARIDYAPLGENPPHTHPRATEILTVLEGTLYVGFVTSNPNKLFAKVLNKGDVFVFPQGLIHFQFNPVHDKPAIAIAALSSQNPGAITIANAVFGSKPPIADDVLAKAFQVEKGTIDWLQAQFWENNHY; encoded by the coding sequence TGCAAGGACCCAATGGTTGTGAATGCGGATGATTTCTTCAAGGCAGCCAACCTTGACAAGCCTAGGGACACCAAGATGAGCAAGGTGGGGTCCAACGTCACTTTGATCAACGTCATGCAGATCCCAGGCCTCAACACATTAGGCATCTCATTGGCACGCATCGACTATGCTCCCTTAGGAGAGAACCCACCACACACACACCCACGTGCCACTGAGATCCTCACAGTGCTTGAAGGAACACTCTATGTTGGGTTTGTCACCTCCAACCCAAACAAGCTCTTTGCCAAGGTGCTCAACAAGGGTGACGTATTTGTATTCCCCCAAGGACTCATCCACTTTCAATTCAACCCTGTCCATGACAAGCCGGCGATCGCCATCGCTGCGCTGAGCAGCCAAAACCCTGGTGCTATTACCATTGCCAATGCTGTCTTTGGATCGAAGCCACCGATCGCAGATGATGTGTTGGCCAAGGCATTTCAAGTGGAAAAGGGTACAATTGATTGGCTCCAGGCTCAATTCTGGGAGAACAACCACTATTGA
- the LOC133898329 gene encoding germin-like protein 8-10 has protein sequence MAAFSYFLVAAFVALVASQAIASDPSPLQDFCVADVHSPVRVNGFVCKDPMAVNADDFFKAANLDKPRDTKMSKVGSTVTLINVTQIPGLNTLGISLARIDYAPLGENPPHTHPRATEILTVLEGTLYVGFVTSNPNKLFAKVLNKGDVFVFPEGLIHFQFNPVHDKPAVAIAALSSQNPGVITIANAVFGSKPPISDEVLAKAFQVEKGTIDWLQAQFWENNHY, from the exons ATGGCCGCCTTCTCCTACTTCCTTGTCGCTGCTTTTGTTGCATTGGTTGCTTCTCAGGCCATTGCTTCTGATCCTAGCCCGCTCCAGGACTTTTGTGTCGCCGACGTGCACTCTCCTG TGCGGGTGAATGGATTTGTTTGCAAGGACCCGATGGCCGTGAATGCGGATGACTTCTTCAAGGCAGCCAACCTTGACAAGCCTAGGGACACCAAAATGAGCAAGGTGGGGTCCACTGTTACTTTGATCAATGTCACGCAGATCCCTGGCCTCAACACTCTAGGAATATCTCTGGCGCGCATCGATTATGCCCCATTAGGTGAGAACCCGCCACACACCCACCCACGTGCCACTGAGATCCTCACGGTGCTCGAGGGGACGCTCTATGTCGGGTTTGTCACCTCCAACCCAAACAAACTCTTCGCCAAGGTGCTCAACAAGGGTGATGTGTTTGTATTCCCTGAGGGGCTCATCCACTTCCAATTCAACCCCGTCCATGACAAGCCGGCGGTTGCAATTGCTGCACTTAGTAGCCAAAACCCTGGGGTTATAACCATCGCCAATGCTGTCTTTGGATCAAAGCCACCAATCTCAGATGAAGTTTTGGCCAAGGCTTTTCAGGTGGAAAAGGGGACAATTGATTGGCTCCAGGCTCAGTTCTGGGAGAACAACCACTACTGA